In Cicer arietinum cultivar CDC Frontier isolate Library 1 chromosome 7, Cicar.CDCFrontier_v2.0, whole genome shotgun sequence, a single window of DNA contains:
- the LOC101489876 gene encoding protein NUCLEAR FUSION DEFECTIVE 2: MRSFTVYAIFLIAILPRLFLQGHSLSPFSSALETLQKQLGYTFKSTSLLRRAMTHASFSEENNKAFSIFGATIIETSVSFNLLSKDVDVSAKELNRRISLISNVDSSCAVDAMRLSLHKVVRVSPKTNSSSPSVLCGAFRSIFGAIALDAENSDDAGKVFLTVHGRDFGVSMAM; encoded by the exons ATGCGATCCTTCACCGTCTACGCCATCTTCCTCATTGCGATCCTTCCCCGTCTTTTTCTTCAG GGACACTCACTCTCACCATTTTCATCAGCCCTCGAAACCCTCCAAAAACAACTAGg TTACACATTCAAGAGCACCAGTCTTCTCCGTCGTGCCATGACTCACGCTTCCTTCTCCGAAGAGAACAACAAAGCTTTCAGCATTTTCGGTGCTACCATCATTGAAACATCCGTATCTTTCAATTTGCTTTCAAAAGACGTCGATGTTTCAGCCAAAGAGTTAAACCGTCGAATATCCCTAATCTCCAACGTCGACTCTTCCTGTGCCGTCGATGCAATGCGCTTGAGTTTGCACAAGGTGGTTCGTGTATCTCCCAAGACCAATTCTTCTTCCCCTTCTGTCCTTTGCGGTGCTTTCCGATCAATCTTCGGTGCTATTGCTCTTGATGCTGAAAATTCTGATGATGCTGGTAAGGTTTTCTTGACTGTTCATGGTCGTGATTTTGGGGTTTCCATGGCTATGTGA
- the LOC101490212 gene encoding uncharacterized protein — translation MPGPGPHLMYAMGSGLGLTTISNGRFSPHHTLTYTVNAFFGPDIGSFSEWIGSLFGDGPADTVGSAVADLIHHPFYYILILGIPLSFLYSRISSFLLQTHLLDSISRVPLTKMQCFFLISAGSFTHFFLDHLFEENGKTTTYTWILSTGWWQSRAPVNPDAVVVVSILCACLIGGFFYLNRASSSNSIKKKSYQSMLLMVSIASLYCLWCTIQIYWINPRRPAVGEEADLGVLVFLAVYFFLPYCLCIMSMYPKDFDSNQIPL, via the exons ATGCCAGGCCCTGGTCCTCACTTGATGTATGCCATGGGCTCGGGCTTGGGTCTAACCACCATCAGTAACGGCAGGTTTAGCCCACACCACACACTCACATACACCGTCAACGCTTTCTTTGGACCTGATATTGGTTCTTTCTCGGAATGGATTGGCTCACTTTTTGGTGATGGTCCAGCTGATACTGTAGGCTCTGCCGTAGCTGATCTCATTCACCATCCTTTCTACTACATCCTTATCTTGGGAATTCCTCTCTCTTTTCTTTACTCTAGGATTTCCTCTTTTCTTCTTCAAACTCACCTTCTTGATTCTATCTCCAGG GTGCCTCTTACTAAGATGCAATGCTTTTTCTTGATATCAGCTGGCTCTTTTACTCACTTCTTTCTAGATCATCTCTTTGAG GAGAATGGGAAAACTACCACCTACACTTGGATTTTGAGCACTGGCTGGTGGCAAAGTAGAGCACCAGTTAACCCAGATGCTGTTGTTGTAGTGAGCATCTTATGTGCTTGCTTAATTGGTGGATTTTTTTACCTCAACAG AGCAAGTTCCTCAAACTCAATAAAGAAAAAGTCATATCAGTCAATGCTTCTTATGGTATCCATAGCTTCATTATACTGCTTATGGTGTACAATTCAAATATACTGGATCAACCCACGTCGCCCAGCAGTTGGAGAAGAAGCTGATCTTGGTGTTCTTGTGTTTTTAGCTGTGTATTTTTTTCTACCTTATTGTTTGTGTATAATGTCCATGTACCCAAAAGATTTTGATTCTAATCAAATTCCACTTTAA
- the LOC101490532 gene encoding aldehyde dehydrogenase family 2 member B7, mitochondrial yields MAARTLSRLLSRSRSCSSSLLRSLGGKSEGSINTNRFSTAAAVEELITPQVSINYTQHLINGQFVDAASGKTFPTYDPRTGEVIARVAEGDAEDINRAVSAARKAFDDGPWPKMTAYERCRILLRFADLIEKHNDEIAALESWNNGKLYEQAAKIELPMVVRLFRYYAGWTDKIHGMTVPADGDYHIQTLHEPIGVVGQIIPWNFPLLMFAWKVGPALACGNTIVLKSAEQTPLTALVVAKLLHEAGLPPGVLNIVSGYGATAGAPLASHMDVDKVAFTGSTDTGKAVLELAARSNLKPVTLELGGKSPFIVCEDADVDKAVEIAHFALFFNQGQCCCAGSRTFVHERVYDEFLEKSKERALRRVVGDPFKKGVEQGPQIDSEQFEKVLRYIRSGIDSNATLECGGERFGSKGFFIQPTVFSNVQDDMLIAKDEIFGPVQSILKFKEIDEVIRRANATRYGLAAGVFTKNLSTANTLMRALRAGTVWINCFDVFDAAIPFGGYKMSGIGREKGIYSLHNYLQVKAVVSPLKNPAWL; encoded by the exons ATGGCAGCTCGCACACTTTCCCGTTTGCTCTCTCGCTCTCGATCTTGTTCTTCTTCTCTGCTTCGCTCACTAG GAGGAAAATCAGAAGGATCCATAAACACAAACAGATTTAGTACTGCTGCAGCTGTTGAGGAATTGATTACTCCACAAGTTTCAATAAATTATACACAACATCTCATAAATGGACAATTTGTCGATGCCGCATCAG GGAAAACATTTCCAACTTATGACCCACGCACAGGGGAAGTGATTGCTCGTGTTGCTGAAGGCGACGCTGAAGATATCAACCGTGCAGTATCAGCGGCTCGCAAGGCCTTTGATGACGGACCTTGGCCAAAAATGACTGCTTAT GAAAGATGTCGTATATTGCTGCGCTTTGCTGATTTGATTGAGAAGCACAATGATGAGATTGCAGCTCTGGAGTCATGGAACAATGGAAAGCTTTATGAACAGGCTGCCAAGATTGAATTACCTATGGTTGTGCGTTTATTTCGTTATTATGCTG GTTGGACAGATAAAATTCATGGTATGACAGTCCCAGCTGATGGAGATTATCATATCCAAACATTGCACGAACCAATTGGTGTAGTAGGACAAATTATACCTTGGAACTTTCCTCTACTTATGTTTGCTTGGAAAGTTGGACCAGCTCTAGCATGTGGTAACACCATTGTCCTCAAGTCTGCTGAGCAAACACCTCTAACGGCTCTTGTTGTAGCAAAACTACTTCATGAG GCTGGTCTTCCCCCAGGTGTTCTGAATATAGTTTCTGGGTATGGTGCAACTGCTGGTGCACCTCTTGCAAGTCATATGGATGTGGACAAG GTAGCATTCACTGGATCGACAGATACCGGAAAAGCTGTACTTGAACTGGCAGCAAGAAGCAATCTTAAGCCAGTGACATTGGAGCTTGGAGGAAAATCACCTTTCATTGTTTGTGAGGATGCTGATGTTGACAAGGCTGTTGAAATTGCACATTTTGCTCTGTTCTTTAATCAG GGACAATGTTGCTGTGCTGGATCCCGTACCTTTGTACATGAGCGTGTCTATGATGAGTTCTTGGAGAAATCAAAGGAACGCGCTTTGAGACGTGTTGTTGGTGATCCATTTAAGAAGGGTGTAGAACAAGGTCCTCAG ATTGATTCGGAACAATTTGAGAAAGTCCTTAGGTACATAAGGTCTGGAATTGATAGCAATGCTACCCTTGAATGTGGAGGTGAGAGATTTGGTTCAAAAGGCTTCTTTATCCAACCAACTGTATTCTCAAATGTTCAG GATGATATGTTGATAGCAAAAGATGAAATCTTTGGCCCAGTTCAGTccatcttgaagttcaa gGAGATTGATGAAGTAATACGAAGGGCAAATGCGACACGTTATGGTTTAGCCGCGGGTGTTTTCACAAAAAACCTGAGCACAGCCAACACATTGATGCGAGCACTCAGAGCTGGAACTGTGTGGATAAATTGCTTTGATGTTTTTGATGCTGCAATTCCTTTTGGTGGATACAAAATGAGTGGGATTGGTAGGGAGAAAGGAATCTACAGTCTTCATAACTACCTGCAGGTGAAAGCTGTGGTGTCTCCATTGAAGAATCCTGCGTGGTTGTAA
- the LOC101491081 gene encoding U-box domain-containing protein 19-like, which translates to MNTHLSNQRDRRILSFPAVHPCQNISPPTLITSLITLSQAISNFKPDSFPTQRRNARETIRQINIISIFLHEIQHHSNSTILCFSELHFTLQKIHFLMQDCTHESARIFMLAKSQHVASQFRSLIRATATTLDVLPLHGIDVCDEVKELVELVTKQARKAKFEVDPTDEISSKKLHFILHQFERGIEPDISSMKEILDYVKIKNWNDCNAEIKFLEDEISFLENHNCDEREVPLLSSLIGFLSYCRGVIFESLVLDRNSDESEESRRSTEMITITTCLNPEDFRCPISLELMTDPVTVSTGQTYDRVSIQKWLKSGKKKCPKTGENLNNTELVPNTTLKKLIQQFCTDNNVSFTKSCNRIRDITRTISPGSSSAAHAMQFLSWFLTKKLVFGTEEEKNKAAYEIRLLTRSSIFNRSCLIEVGTVPPLLELLATNNRNKTTQENAVSALLKLSKHANGPENIMAHEGLKPIIELLKNGLSLESRQIAAAIIFYLSSVKEYRNIIGENQDAILGLVELVKNGTTCGKKNAVVAIFGLLLLPRNHKRVLEAGAVHALVSILDSSCKEELVTEALAVLAALAENFDGANAVLEASGLSLITGMLRSATSRTGKEHCASILLSLCVNIGADVVGVLAKDVTVMPLLYSLLTDGTSHAAKKARFLIKVLQDFNETIASRLKGSSVPRERSLNVC; encoded by the coding sequence ATGAATACTCATCTCTCTAATCAAAGGGATCGCCGCATCCTATCATTCCCAGCGGTTCACCCTTGCCAAAACATATCTCCACCAACACTAATCACTTCTCTAATCACTCTCTCACAAGCTATATCCAATTTCAAACCCGATTCTTTCCCCACACAACGACGCAACGCAAGAGAAACTATTCGTCAAATTAACATCATCTCAATATTCCTTCACGAAATTCAACACCATAGTAACTCCACCATCCTCTGTTTCTCCGAACTTCACTTCACTTTACAAAAAATTCACTTCTTAATGCAGGATTGTACTCACGAATCCGCACGGATTTTTATGCTCGCCAAATCTCAACACGTGGCATCTCAATTTCGTTCTCTTATTCGCGCCACAGCTACTACGCTTGATGTTTTACCTTTACATGGAATCGACGTTTGCGACGAAGTGAAAGAGTTAGTTGAGTTAGTTACGAAACAAGCGAGAAAAGCTAAATTCGAAGTGGACCCCACCGACGAGATTTCAAGCAAAAAACTTCATTTCATTCTTCATCAATTCGAGAGAGGAATCGAACCTGATATCAGTTCCATGAAAGAAATTCTCGATTACGTAAAAATCAAAAACTGGAATGATTGCAACGCAGAGATTAAATTCTTAGAAGACGAAATAAGCTTCTTAGAGAATCACAATTGTGACGAACGAGAAGTTCCATTGTTGAGTAGCTTAATTGGATTTTTAAGCTACTGTAGGGGAGTGATATTCGAATCTCTTGTTCTTGATCGAAATTCTGATGAATCCGAAGAATCTCGACGCAGCACGGAGATGATAACGATAACAACTTGTTTGAATCCAGAGGATTTTCGGTGTCCAATTTCACTCGAATTAATGACAGATCCAGTAACAGTTTCAACAGGACAAACCTACGATCGCGTTTCAATTCAGAAATGGCTTAAATCAGGAAAGAAAAAATGCCCCAAAACAGGGGAGAATCTCAATAACACAGAGTTAGTTCCAAACACAACGCTCAAGAAACTTATTCAACAATTCTGCACCGACAACAATGTTTCATTCACCAAATCGTGTAACCGTATTCGTGACATAACGAGAACAATTTCACCAGGTAGTTCTTCAGCAGCACATGCTATGCAGTTTCTATCGTGGTTTCTAACGAAGAAGCTCGTTTTCGGAACAGAAGAAGAGAAGAACAAAGCAGCTTACGAAATTCGTTTGTTAACAAGATCGAGTATTTTTAACAGATCGTGTTTGATTGAAGTTGGAACTGTTCCTCCATTGTTGGAACTTTTAGCTACGAATAATAGGAATAAAACGACGCAAGAGAATGCAGTTTCTGCTTTGTTGAAACTCTCAAAGCATGCTAATGGGCCTGAAAATATAATGGCCCATGAAGGTTTAAAGCCCATTATCGAATTACTTAAAAATGGGCTTAGCCTTGAATCTCGTCAAATCGCAGCCGCTATAATATTCTATCTTTCATCTGTGAAAGAATACAGAAATATAATTGGGGAAAATCAAGATGCAATTTTAGGGTTAGTGGAATTGGTTAAAAATGGAACAACATGTGGGAAAAAGAATGCAGTTGTTGCGATTTTCGGACTTCTTTTACTTCCTCGGAATCATAAACGCGTGCTTGAAGCGGGTGCTGTTCACGCGCTTGTTTCGATTTTAGATTCTTCGTGTAAAGAAGAACTTGTAACTGAAGCTTTGGCGGTTCTTGCGGCGTTGGCTGAGAATTTCGATGGAGCGAACGCTGTGTTGGAAGCTTCTGGTTTATCGTTGATTACTGGGATGTTGAGATCTGCTACTTCGCGTACAGGGAAGGAACACTGTGCTTCAATTTTGTTATCACTGTGTGTTAATATTGGTGCTGATGTTGTAGGTGTTCTTGCTAAGGACGTTACGGTTATGCCTTTGCTTTATTCGCTTCTTACTGATGGTACTTCTCATGCTGCTAAGAAAGCGCGTTTCCTTATTAAAGTTTTACAGGATTTTAACGAAACAATAGCTTCTCGATTGAAAGGTTCTTCAGTTCCACGTGAAAGATCGCTTAACGTTTGTTGA
- the LOC101491395 gene encoding bidirectional sugar transporter SWEET5, protein MANTDTIRTAIGVIGNVISFCLFMSPLPTFIKIWKAKSVQDFKPDPYVVTVLNCAMWAFYGLPFVTENNTLVITINSFGLVIEIIYTLVFFVFSDWSKRKKILLIILVELVFLVLVIFLVMYLVSAHKDRRLIVGCICVIFNVLMYFAPLTVMRQVIRTKSVKYMPFLLSVANFLNGVVWTIYALLKWDPFIVIPNGLGTLSGLLQLILYGIYYRTTRWDDDASPSINMV, encoded by the exons ATGGCTAACACCGATACAATAAGAACCGCTATTGGAGTAATTG GAAATGTCATCTCTTTTTGTTTATTCATGTCTCCACT GcctacatttataaaaatatggaAAGCAAAATCAGTGCAAGATTTCAAACCTGATCCATATGTGGTAACTGTACTCAATTGTGCAATGTGGGCATTCTATGGATTGCCCTTCGTGACTGAAAATAACACTCTTGTCATCACTATTAATAGTTTTGGCTTGGTCATTGAGATAATCTACACTCTCGTCTTCTTCGTATTCTCTGACTGGAGTAAACGC aAGAAGATATTGTTGATAATTCTAGTTGAACTCGTGTTCCTTGTGTTGGTGATATTTCTTGTCATGTATCTTGTTTCCGCCCACAAGGATAGAAGGCTCATTGTTGGATGTATATGCGTAATCTTCAATGTCCTTATGTACTTTGCACCTTTGACTGTGATG CGTCAAGTAATTAGAACGAAGAGCGTGAAGTATATGCCTTTCTTACTTTCAGTTGCCAACTTCCTCAATGGAGTCGTCTGGACCATTTATGCACTCCTCAAATGGGATCCATTCATAGTG ATTCCCAATGGGTTGGGAACACTTTCTGGATTGCTTCAGCTCATCCTTTATGGCATTTACTACCGAACAACGAGGTGGGACGACGATGCTTCGCCTAGTATCAACATGGTATGA
- the LOC101491924 gene encoding serine/threonine-protein kinase 52-like, whose product MKESSDGFVRADQIDLKSIDEQLERHLNKVLTIDKKKRVEEEDSATSATSDHVRVHTSATTSPTSIKFKTNFKKQKQEWEIDPSKLIIKSVIARGTFGTVHRGVYDSLDVAVKLLDWGEEGQRTEAEVSSLRAAFIQEVAVWHKLDHPNVTKFIGATMGSAELQIQTDSGLISMPNNVCCVVVEYLAGGTLKSYLIKNRRRKLAFKVVIQLALDLARGLSYLHSQKIVHRDVKTENMLLDKTRTVKIADFGVARVEASNPNDMTGETGTLGYMAPEVLNGNPYNRKCDVYSFGICLWETYCCDMPYPDLSFSEITSAVVRQNLRPEVPRCCPSSLANVMKKCWDASPDKRPEMDEVVSMLEAIDTSKGGGMIPNDQQQGCFCFRKHRGP is encoded by the exons atgaaggaaAGCAGTGATGGTTTTGTAAGAGCGGATCAGATTGATCTGAAGAGCATAGATGAACAGCTTGAGAGGCATCTCAACAAGGTGTTGACTATTGACAAGAAAAAGCGCGTTGAAGAAGAAGATTCTGCTACTTCTGCTACCTCTGATCACGTTCGTGTTCACACCAGCGCCACTACTTCTCCAACATCCATCAAGTTCAAAACTAACTTCAAGAAGCAAAAACAAGAATGGGAAATTGATCCTTCCAAACTTATCATCAAGAGTGTTATTGCTCGTGGCACTTTTGGCACTGTTCATCGTGGTGTCTATGATTCTCTAGATGTTGCTG TTAAATTGCTTGATTGGGGTGAAGAAGGCCAAAGGACAGAAGCTGAGGTTTCTTCACTGAGGGCAGCCTTCATACAGGAAGTTGCTGTTTGGCATAAACTTGATCATCCCAATGTCACTAAG TTTATAGGGGCAACAATGGGATCTGCAGAATTGCAGATTCAAACTGATAGTGGCCTAATTAGCATGCCAAACAATGTCTGTTGTGTTGTTGTGGAGTATCTTGCTGGAGGTACGTTGAAATCATACCTAATAAAGAACAGAAGGAGGAAATTAGCTTTTAAGGTTGTCATCCAGCTGGCGCTTGATTTAGCAAGAGG GCTGAGTTATCTTCACTCTCAGAAGATTGTCCACAGAGATGTGAAGACAGAGAACATGCTGCTGGATAAGACTCGCACGGTTAAAATTGCTGATTTTGGGGTTGCACGAGTGGAAGCATCAAATCCCAATGATATGACTGGGGAGACTGGAACTCTTGGTTATATGGCTCCAGAG GTTTTAAATGGAAACCCCTATAACAGGAAATGTGACGTGTACAGTTTCGGCATCTGTTTATGGGAGACATATTGTTGTGACATGCCGTATCCTGACCTAAGTTTCTCAGAAATTACTTCAGCTGTTGTTCGCCAG AATTTGAGACCAGAAGTACCAAGATGCTGCCCAAGTTCTCTTGCAAATGTAATGAAGAAATGCTGGGACGCCAGTCCTGATAAGCGGCCAGAGATGGATGAGGTAGTTTCGATGCTGGAGGCCATTGACACATCCAAAGGTGGAGGTATGATCCCTAATGATCAGCAGCAGGGTTGTTTTTGCTTCCGCAAGCATAGAGGGCCATGA
- the LOC101492259 gene encoding uncharacterized protein isoform X2, whose protein sequence is MLAPNNTCQLNLSHPQPPCLPPKQFYNLLRRRHLLTTTAFTVSFNFNVSLKISEPVASASGLFIMPPPRLTNRYYLVRSGESEFESMGVINTNPVAKTSMDNGLSDRGKKQSIRAAFDLKEMGACDNNCWIWPAITQRAYQTAEIIASVNSITRSYIVPEYSFLDARGLGAYEGKNLESVSQIYESDGISTKIKPPPIDDGTPNESVADVFVRVTQLMSILETQYFGETVVIVSPDSDNLSILQAGLIGLDLRRHRDLSFAPGEVRYVDANDIPTYKQPPSAVYKCTNLPNCN, encoded by the exons ATGTTAGCACCAAACAACACGTGTCAATTAAACCTTTCTCACCCACAACCGCCATGTCTTCCTCCCAAACAATTCTACAACCTCCTCCGTCGCCGCCATCTTCTCACCACAACTGCATTCACCGTCTCCTTCAATTTCAACGTCTCTCTTAAAATCTCAGAGCCGGTAGCCTCTGCCAGTGGTCTCTTCATCATGCCCCCACCACGTCTCACCAACCG GTATTATCTTGTGAGGTCTGGGGAATCAGAATTTGAGAGCATGGGAGTGATAAACACCAACCCTGTGGCGAAAACCTCTATGGATAACGGTTTATCTGATAGAGGGAAGAAACAGTCTATTAGAGCTGCTTTTGATTTGAAAGAAATGGGTGCTTGTGATAATAACTGTTGGATCTGGCCTGCTATTACTCAAAGAGCTTATCAGACTGCTGAGATTATTGCTTCTGTTAATTCAATTACTCGAAG TTATATAGTTCCAGAATACAGCTTTCTTGATGCCCGGGGATTAGGTGCTTATGAAGGAAAAAATTTGGAATCTGTTTCCCAA ATATATGAATCAGATGGTATATCTACAAAAATAAAACCTCCTCCGATTGATGACGGAACTCCAAATGAGAGTGTTGCAGATGTATTTGTTCGTGTGACCCAACTCATGTCAATCCTTGAAACTCAGTACTTTGGTGAGACAGTCGTTATAGTCTCGCCAGATTCTGATAACTTGTCAATCCTTCAAGCTGGTTTGATAGGTCTAGATTTGAGAAG GCATAGGGATCTGTCTTTCGCACCTGGTGAAGTTCGCTATGTTGATGCCAATGACATTCCTACTTACAAGCAGCCTCCATCTGCTGTATATAAATGCACCAACCTACCAAATTGTAATTAG
- the LOC101492259 gene encoding uncharacterized protein isoform X1 — MLAPNNTCQLNLSHPQPPCLPPKQFYNLLRRRHLLTTTAFTVSFNFNVSLKISEPVASASGLFIMPPPRLTNRYYLVRSGESEFESMGVINTNPVAKTSMDNGLSDRGKKQSIRAAFDLKEMGACDNNCWIWPAITQRAYQTAEIIASVNSITRSYIVPEYSFLDARGLGAYEGKNLESVSQVKNVCDVVVQIYESDGISTKIKPPPIDDGTPNESVADVFVRVTQLMSILETQYFGETVVIVSPDSDNLSILQAGLIGLDLRRHRDLSFAPGEVRYVDANDIPTYKQPPSAVYKCTNLPNCN; from the exons ATGTTAGCACCAAACAACACGTGTCAATTAAACCTTTCTCACCCACAACCGCCATGTCTTCCTCCCAAACAATTCTACAACCTCCTCCGTCGCCGCCATCTTCTCACCACAACTGCATTCACCGTCTCCTTCAATTTCAACGTCTCTCTTAAAATCTCAGAGCCGGTAGCCTCTGCCAGTGGTCTCTTCATCATGCCCCCACCACGTCTCACCAACCG GTATTATCTTGTGAGGTCTGGGGAATCAGAATTTGAGAGCATGGGAGTGATAAACACCAACCCTGTGGCGAAAACCTCTATGGATAACGGTTTATCTGATAGAGGGAAGAAACAGTCTATTAGAGCTGCTTTTGATTTGAAAGAAATGGGTGCTTGTGATAATAACTGTTGGATCTGGCCTGCTATTACTCAAAGAGCTTATCAGACTGCTGAGATTATTGCTTCTGTTAATTCAATTACTCGAAG TTATATAGTTCCAGAATACAGCTTTCTTGATGCCCGGGGATTAGGTGCTTATGAAGGAAAAAATTTGGAATCTGTTTCCCAA GTTAAGAATGTGTGTGATGTGGTGGTTCAGATATATGAATCAGATGGTATATCTACAAAAATAAAACCTCCTCCGATTGATGACGGAACTCCAAATGAGAGTGTTGCAGATGTATTTGTTCGTGTGACCCAACTCATGTCAATCCTTGAAACTCAGTACTTTGGTGAGACAGTCGTTATAGTCTCGCCAGATTCTGATAACTTGTCAATCCTTCAAGCTGGTTTGATAGGTCTAGATTTGAGAAG GCATAGGGATCTGTCTTTCGCACCTGGTGAAGTTCGCTATGTTGATGCCAATGACATTCCTACTTACAAGCAGCCTCCATCTGCTGTATATAAATGCACCAACCTACCAAATTGTAATTAG